The following proteins are co-located in the Vigna unguiculata cultivar IT97K-499-35 chromosome 9, ASM411807v1, whole genome shotgun sequence genome:
- the LOC114162859 gene encoding probable RNA-binding protein EIF1AD — MAMRGGRENLKRATEEKHVTLQDGQSIMQVVSLRGSNIIEVKDAFGNKSLALFPAKFRKSVWIKLGSFVVVDVTGKEKALESGSKVACLVSQVLFYEQVRELQKTPEWPESFKFAMVDESKETSASQQENELEDSDDGLPPLEANTNRLRPFELQADEDSESCSDTDD, encoded by the exons ATGGCCATGAGAGGAGGAAGGGAGAATTTGAAGAGGGCTACAGAGGAAAAACATGTTACGCTTCAAGACGGGCAAAGCATCATGCAGGTGGTGTCTTTACGAGGCTCTAATATCATTGAG GTCAAGGATGCATTTGGCAACAAATCACTAGCTCTGTTCCCTGCTAAATTTCGGAAAAGCGTGTGGATTAAACTAG GgagttttgttgttgttgatgtaaCCGGAAAGGAAAAGGCTCTTGAATCGGGTAGCAAGGTTGCATGCCTTGTTTCTCAAGTTCTTTTCTACGAACAAGTTCGAGAACTACAGAAAACTCCTGAATG GCctgaaagttttaaatttgcAATGGTTGATGAATCAAAAGAAACTTCTGCCTCCCAACAAGAGAATGAGCTGGAGGACAGTGATGATGGACTACCTCCATTGGAAGCCAATACAAACAGACTCAGACCTTTCGAGTTGCAAGCCGATGAAGATTCAGAGTCTTGTTCAGATACAGATGATTGA